AAAGTCTTTCTGTCCCAGCCATATTCTGTGGCTACCTGGGGTAAAAGAAGTCCGGAATAAAAACCTTTTTCTATAAAGATACCATGGACGCCTACCTGTATCTCTTCTATATTCTCTATCTTTTTCAACGGTGACAGAACTGATATCTCTATCTCTAAATCTTTAAATTCTTCTTTTGAGATGGCATCAAATCTGGGATCATGAAATGCCGCCTGCACTGCCATCTGTTCAACTGTCTCGTGTAAAGGTAAATAACCCTTTAAGTATCCTATACAACCTCTTAACTCACCTTTTTTCTTTATTGTTACGAATGCACCTTGATGTTGTTTAAGGGTTTCAGGGATATCCTGTTTTTCAAATTTCTTTTTAAAAAGCCTTGCCTTTATTGTATCCCTTGCTAATTTCTTTAAAAAATCCTTTTCTTTTTCTGTTAAAGCCAATTACCTGTCCTTCTTATAAACCTTTATAAAACACGCTGGATACATAGCCTACTACCGCACTTTTATCTCCTGATACATCCCCTGAGTTTGCATATTTCAAAACCTTCGAACTATCAGCGCCCATCATCTTTGACAACATCATGGTGACTATCATTGGCCCTGCACCGCATGCCTCATATCTGCCATTTCTAAGGTCTCTTATTAACCCATTTATATTAAAATTATCTATATGCTCCACTACAACACCATCTAATTCTAAAGCCTTTTTATATGAATAATAATGAGAGAGATCTGTGCTCCCTACAATAAGAAATCTTTTTGGACTATCTTTTATGGTATCATAGACAATTGAAGATAAAGCCTCACATATATCAATGTCACTACCAGCCATTATTATGGGAACCAATTTAAATCTGCCTAAAACAAACTGCAAAAATGGCAACTGAACCTCCAGGGAATGTTCACTTTTATGAGGCTCAAGGTTATTTGATATGATTTTGTCTTTTTTTAAGATAGCGCCTGCTGTTTCTTCATCTATATCTACTATGCCGAGGGGTGTTCTGTAACCACCTTTATCCATAACCGATGCACCTTCCATATAATACCTGTGGCTCGGTGCAAGAATTATCACTGTATCATAAACTCCATTAGATATGGACTTATAGCCATAGGCAGCCACAGGACCGGAATACATGTATCCTGCATGGGGGGAGATAATTCCCTTTATATCACCTTTTATAGGCACAACATCTGCCTGTTTTATATATTCTTCAATATCCCTATTCAAGATTAAAGGGTTGCGCGGATAAAAAGACCCGCTAACTGATGGTTCTCTAATGACTTTCATGTTATATACCATTTAAATTAAAATTTTCATCAATATTATAAACCAATCAAAGAAAAAATTAAATATTATCCCTTTTTAGCAGCCTCAACATATTTAATCATCAAATCATAGAGAATATTGGTTATGAGCCTGTCCTCTTCCTCTGTGAGATTGCCCTTTGTTTTCTCTTTCAACATCTCTAAAACATCTATGGAATGTTTTGCCAGTGTAAGATCTACCTTTTTTTCATTATAGATAGGGTCAGGCAATTCACCGAGGTTCACAAGGACTGACGTTGATAGAGAAAGAATAAATGTAGAAAAATTTAATGTTTCATCCATAAAATCCCCCTAAAATAAAGCATCAAGTTTTACAGGCAGATAGAATATACTTTCCTTTCTTTTTACCTGATATAAAATATAATTCCTTTTCAGGCCTTCCATCATGTAGGCGTCGAAATCTTCTTTATTGGAGATAAGCAAATTATTTATCTTTACTATAATATCGCCATCCTTTAACCCGCTTCTATCTGCAAGGCCGTTTTTATACACCTTGGTCACCACTACACCATCTTTCTGTTTTATCTTGTATTTTAGTCTTGGATAACCCTTTATATCTGATACCCTAATATCAAACAAACCTTCATCAAGTGGGGAAGGCCTGTATTTAATTATATCCTTTAAATCTATATCTATAATAAATGATTTTTCACCTCTTACCATTTTTAGCTGCACCTTATCCTGTCTTGATAATGTCCTGAGGGTTTTATAGAGTTTAATTCCCTCTTTTATCTTTTTTCTATTTATCTCAACTATCCTGTCTCCTGCCTTCACACCGTATCTATCTGCTGGGCTATTGGGTATTATCTTATTCACGTAGAAAAAGGATTCCTTTTCATTTTTTCTCTTTTCTATAAAAAGTCCAAAGATTGGCCTTTTGTAACCCACATCAAGAAACTCTGAAAGCATATCCATTACATCTTCTATGGGGATGGCAAAACCTATGCCTTTTCCCTCGCTGTAGATGGCTGTCACAATACCTATTGGATGACCATTTATGTCCAATAATGCACCGCCACTATTCCCAGGATTGATGGCTGCATCGGTCTGTATAAGATTTACATAAACCCTATTGTCAATCCTTAGATTTCTTCCTAAGGCACTCACAACACCTACACTAACAGAGTTGGAAAGACCATATGGATTACCGATAACTATTGCCCTCTCTCCTACCCTGACAGGCTTTCTTCTCCCAGGCTTAAGATATGGAAGGCTCTCTGAAGATGTGATTTTTAAAAGTGCGATATCGTATTCAGGGTCACTGCCCAGCACATAGGCATCATATTCCTTGCCATTTAGAAACTTTACTGTAATATTT
The sequence above is drawn from the Syntrophorhabdaceae bacterium genome and encodes:
- the amrA gene encoding AmmeMemoRadiSam system protein A; protein product: MALTEKEKDFLKKLARDTIKARLFKKKFEKQDIPETLKQHQGAFVTIKKKGELRGCIGYLKGYLPLHETVEQMAVQAAFHDPRFDAISKEEFKDLEIEISVLSPLKKIENIEEIQVGVHGIFIEKGFYSGLLLPQVATEYGWDRKTFLEHTCYKAGLHKDAYKEKDTHIYIFSAEVF
- the amrB gene encoding AmmeMemoRadiSam system protein B; its protein translation is MKVIREPSVSGSFYPRNPLILNRDIEEYIKQADVVPIKGDIKGIISPHAGYMYSGPVAAYGYKSISNGVYDTVIILAPSHRYYMEGASVMDKGGYRTPLGIVDIDEETAGAILKKDKIISNNLEPHKSEHSLEVQLPFLQFVLGRFKLVPIIMAGSDIDICEALSSIVYDTIKDSPKRFLIVGSTDLSHYYSYKKALELDGVVVEHIDNFNINGLIRDLRNGRYEACGAGPMIVTMMLSKMMGADSSKVLKYANSGDVSGDKSAVVGYVSSVFYKGL
- a CDS encoding DUF1844 domain-containing protein codes for the protein MDETLNFSTFILSLSTSVLVNLGELPDPIYNEKKVDLTLAKHSIDVLEMLKEKTKGNLTEEEDRLITNILYDLMIKYVEAAKKG
- a CDS encoding trypsin-like peptidase domain-containing protein, whose amino-acid sequence is MFSSRFYKFPESVFFVFLCSFIFLLNHLSYAIEKEDRIADVIESSGMAIVNIRTEELLKSDSEDEKIPLAKKFINADQEMEVSEGYGSGVVINPNGIIVTNEHLISRAINITVKFLNGKEYDAYVLGSDPEYDIALLKITSSESLPYLKPGRRKPVRVGERAIVIGNPYGLSNSVSVGVVSALGRNLRIDNRVYVNLIQTDAAINPGNSGGALLDINGHPIGIVTAIYSEGKGIGFAIPIEDVMDMLSEFLDVGYKRPIFGLFIEKRKNEKESFFYVNKIIPNSPADRYGVKAGDRIVEINRKKIKEGIKLYKTLRTLSRQDKVQLKMVRGEKSFIIDIDLKDIIKYRPSPLDEGLFDIRVSDIKGYPRLKYKIKQKDGVVVTKVYKNGLADRSGLKDGDIIVKINNLLISNKEDFDAYMMEGLKRNYILYQVKRKESIFYLPVKLDALF